The following is a genomic window from Euwallacea similis isolate ESF13 chromosome 4, ESF131.1, whole genome shotgun sequence.
CTTAATTAAAACATGCATGCATTCTATACAACACATACCTGGCCTTTTCCAGCGCCTCCTGCTCCTCCATTTCCCGTCGGCGTTCCATTTCCTGTCGCATTCGCTCCCTTTCCGCTTGTTCCTTCTGCTGCCTCTTGAGTTCCAAAGTCTCCAACCTCTGCTTTTCCCTATCGGCCTTTTCCTTCGCCTTGTTCTGGAAGGCTTTGAAGCTGTCCATGACCTTCACAACATTCTTTTTCAAAACTCCAGTAAAATCCCTTCGTGAGTGTCGTACTAACCTGTTGCTTGCTGCTATTTCCGGACGCATTGTTTTGGGGTGAAGTAGCTTTGGCTAAACTGCTCCACGAGCTCGCATTCTTCACATCGGATTTAGCTTTCATACCAGCGGGTACGAATGCGGGGACAGTGGGCTTCTGATCCAATAATTGCGGTTTCTTTTCTGGCAAACCGTACGGGTCCTGAGGCTGCGGTTCGACCTTAGTCCCTACATTTCCTTTCTTTACTTGTGAGTTATTATGATGAGTAGGCAGTGGGTCAAACATCGATGGAATGGACATTTCCATGGGCAAACCGCCCATCGATGACATGCCATTGTTCGTATTTATCGACCCATCGAAATCATGTTTTATACTATAGCCGTTGTTTTGTATGTGCAGGGAAGGGTGCTGACCATGTGCATGTCCCTAAAcggatttatttaaacaataacCAAATTTCTGTTATAATTCACAAACAATTACCATTCCAACCTGATGCATCAGACTTTGCATATCTTGATCCATGTGCAGGTTGTGATGTTGACTAACTCCTAATGGAGTAGGAGGTAGAGTTCCCATCGAGGACCCTCCTAAAGAATGTTTAACGTCTAAATGAGGATTTGATGCTATTCCTAGATGGTGTGAAGGAGCTGCTACGTTGAGTGAGGGTTTAGCCTATAACAGAAGTATataaagttaacaattttcaataaattgatATCATTGAAGGCTAAAAGGACGAATCAACAGGATTGGAGGAATGGAAAAGAATTTTTCCAAGGACATCAGGTTCAGGACGCTGGTTTGTCACACCAACCTGACTTATAGTAGTCATCGCCATAACAGTGTCCATGGGCTCATGCTTAATAATTTCCTGCTCCAAGTTAGCCAAACTTTCCTCTAAAGGATCTGAATACTGCACTGTCCCACCCGCTAACGGGGACAAAACTCCAGTGGCCTTTGGTTTGTCGGGAGAAGTCATTCCTCCCTGTCCCGTTGCCCCTACTTTAATCCCGGCCATGCTACCCGCTGGTTGAGTGGGAACCGGTGACGGTATCGTCGGTGGTTTATCACTGGTCGGGTGCTTTCTCGTGGCGACGGTAGGTACAGGACCCGACACTACTAGCGGCTTAGTGGGCGGCATGGGGCCGTTGGCAGCCACCGCTGTAGTAGTTTGGGCAGAACTGGAGGCGGCAGGGGCAGAGGAAGTCGTTACAAACGGAGCTACAGCCGCAATGGGTGTGGCAGGTGGTTTCGGAGGCGGCACCTGGATTATTGCAGGCGGCTGCATGGAAATCCACGTTAACTTCGCGTCTCATAAGACAAGttttaaatgaatgaaaacagGAAACTAAAACCTCTAGATAAGTGCACCGACTACAGTCTTCAGTGACTGAAACACCTTGATGATAGGTTTCGAGTATGTAACTCTCGTTAGTTCAGTTCACCTTCAGTTAGATATTGCATTTGTTTCCAATGGTGATTCGAGTTAATGAGAATTCAAGACTTCAAACCAGTATTCCTGTTTATGATATATAGGTAAAAATTTGCTACACTTATCTCAAGAGCTTTCGAGTTTCCTATTAACCTCACTTAATGAGCCGATACTATGAGTGATGTAACATATCCACCATATTGCCTTGCTATGACCAGAAGTCGCATTTGACGTTCCTGTACTCTCGaattattagtttaaaaaaaaagatataattaAAAGGTTTACCTACTTATAGAGCAGATATTGTTATGACAcggaattgttttttattttatttttgcaatgtGTGCGTGAATATAGTGGACGTTGATGTGAACTAATATATCTCTATGTATTTTGGATCATTATAAGAAAATCGCAGAACAAGTCTTATTCCTTACATATGTTCTGTGGTTCAAGTACTACACGTTTCCAtctatgtattttttgttctcATTTATTCCTATTCTCAACAAATTATATACTCACAATTACTCTCTAAACTTTCCAAAGATCCATAAGGAAAAATACTTACCCCTTATACATTCTAGATCATAACAAGTATTTCACTAGTTTAAACTGTTAAATAATACTAACCACGGAAGGCTGCAGGGTGCTGTTATGGTTAACAGCAGGATTCGGCGATTTTTTGGAATTCGAGGTTTTAGCCTTTTTCGTCGGTCTGGAACCGGCTGGACCTAAAAATCGAACCGTGTCAGTATACAACTTCAACTCCTGGACTAAACCCTTGAGGACGCACGAAAAATTAGAAACACCCCGCACTTTTAGGTCTCACCGCAACAACAAAACTACGacttataataaatttaataataaatttatttatattaagacAAATGTAGGCTAACACTCTTATTGTATCCAGCAGTAAATTATGTTACAAACTTGTCTTTAGTTTATGAATCGAGGAGAAGCGAGTACACTACATCTAACAGGCAAGGGCGCAGGCTGCTCTAACGATATAAAAGTGCGTGAACGTGGCACGAAtatgtacaaaatttaaaccagAGGAGATGTTTGcataagaaaagaaatatgtGAATCGACAAAAGTAAAGTATATTTGCAACATTGCTATTCAGATAGTacaagttaatttaaaaaaaaagtataaaaatgaGGCACAATTAAACTATACAATATAAAGGTGAATGTAGATGACTATAACTTAAATAATTCGTGAGAACGCAGTATGTATAACCATACtgattttatgtttaaatagATAATGCTCTActaaaatcgcaaattattATGTCCTAGGTTTTATAAAGTACAActttaaattacatattaatattttaagactTAGCTTTTACGATTACTCCACATAATACTCTCTTGATATGAGTAACATCAACGTCGTAACGACACTAACCTCAATTTAGTGTCTGCAACAGTAATTTATCGAATGCAATAGGTTTTTAAAGCAGATGCGCGTTGCCTGAGTGCAAACAATGTGAATGGTGGCCAGCAACTGTTGACCAACTACCCATTTACTAACCATACAGTTACCACTACCATAATATCTATTTTCAAACAAGCGAGGGTAATTAAGAAAAGAGAGACTTTACAGCCGCCACACACATTGTCTGCATTAATAGATGtagcgttttttttaaatcacttaACTAACGACAAGTAGTGTACTTAATGGATATTAACGGAAACAAAATAGTTGCGGTAAGACCTGTATGGCTGGTACGTGCTGCCTTCCCAATCACTCGTATGCACTCAGAGCTGGTCCAGGTGACAGTATAATGCTTTATTCTAAATAGGAATCGTTCCAAACAAATGACTATTTAGCAACGGGGAATGTCCACAAAGAGAATTTTTTCACGATGGATTTGTTTGGAATGATTTTAACAAAACGGGTATAACCCATACAGATGCTTAATCTAGGGTTGTATTTTGCTCTACGACGGCACGGCTTTATCACAACTAAAAGCGAATCGAAGCATAAAAATACcttcaaatttcttttgaaaacaagttttattaattgctTTATCTTGTTTTAACAAGAAGAGAGTGGGGTCGGTAACATATGACCTAAAAAAAGACTAGAGTGACCTTATTTAGTAGCAAGGTAAAGTTTCAAATCGCTAAAAATGTTGTAACTAATTCACgggaaaactgaaaatatgttatattttctaatcTGGGGCAACAGCACAGGTGATACCTAACCCCACACTCGAAAACAAATTCTTAACGTAAGTTGTTCATATGAATAATATcaagaatttcaaaagaaaCACCTTCAGGTTGGCTGTATTACGACGCAATATATgccttttttcaaattttgatacttattgaaagaaaatatccGCAAAACGAGAAGTTGCAAAAAGAAATGGGGTCCCTACAAagtatttattgtaattaagaGATGGtcacattttcaatagtttccgaagtatttgaaaattatatctccacaattattgaaaatcattttcattatATGTCACAGAAAATGAACATTTCCCAGCTAGTTAACTATACTGAAAAACGtcatttccagattttttcctgtttGCACGACTTGATTATGTGCAAATGggaaaatgctattttccGGATCCCTAATGAAATACacaatgtttaaattaaagttttacaaattattgttatctGCAAAACGTTTTATAGCATATTATCGACGActttccacaatttttttatgataccaatgaactattaatttttaaactattccTTAAGCATTTGCACTATTAGTTTCAAGgtgaatgttttaataatattttcagtgATCATTCTATtctcaagataaaaaaaaatcccttcaGAGACACATTTGTTTCACAAAAGGGATCCATTCATGTTCCTTCAAAATGTATGTCAGTGTATCCGGCAAGTTTACTGCTGGAGAAAGTATATGCaggataaaaaatgtaaatgacTGAATTCACTCGCTGGATTAAGGCGAACTTGTAATTgacatatacaggatgatttcTAATgattgcataattttttctaatagtAAGTATATTAAGATACAACAATGAGTTGTCAGAACACGGATGTCATTAGCGGCGGTTAATGTGTTAAGCCTGTGAGAAACGTTGAATTATATGAGGCCCTCttaataagtaaaaatctCCGCAATATAACCAGCGACACTAACTGCTGGaatatgaagatttttttacctCGCATATGAGCTCTGCAGGCCTAGAACTTTCTACCGAAAAATCACCTGGACGAGAATGCAAAATCCAACTACTTAAATTCGCAGAAACCGGCCCTTAATTGAATCACATTTCATGCAATTTTTACTGCCACACAAAAACCATCGAAATGAGTATGGATCAACGATGAAACTTGACTCTTGAAACGAGTCCTAAAGCCCCTGACGGTGTTTCCATTGAAGAATTCAACCTTTAACTAACTACCTAAGGCGCAAACCGCATTTGTCTAtggataaaacaataaattagaCGTAATTGCTATGATAGAAAAATACTAGACCGTTCAAACTCAAATCGGCGATTTAGACGCAACTACCGAGTGAACGAGTTAAGCTCAGtcagaaaaataatcataagaATAGAATAATACGCGACAATATAACGATATTGCTTCAAACTGGacttaagttattaaattaacgGATATAAATTATGTTTCAAGGCATATAAATTAACCTATACACGGCCGAAGATCGAAGCCATTTCCGTATTCCACAGATCGAGCACCAAGAGAAAATCTACTGGGCTAAAAACAATCACCGTTCGCAATGGCACTAAACCTCTATACAATCCGACAAGGTATTATATTAACGCTTATACTGATTTTGCTACTTTACGGATATTATTTACAAGGGAGAGGATTACGCGACTAACGTCCATTAACGTGCATTTAGAGCGGGGACTTTATTCAGACAGACTGTCACTAATAGTGTCcgtaaatgttttcttttttttcaaacggtCCAGAAAAACCAACTTTGTAATGAGTATTAACACGGGCCCCGCAAATGTCcgaattcaataatttaacaagGAGAGAGCGATTTAGAGCCGCGTTGCTAACCTGCTTCACTGTCGCTGGAATCAGATGAGCTACTGCTCAGCGACGAGGAGGAGCTGTCGCTATCCGAGCTGGAGCTGGAAGAAGACATCCGCCCGCCTCCAGTGCCTCCTGTCGGGTCAGCTTTGGCGTCTACAATTGCATATTAAAACTCTCAGTTGTTGCAagttttaaacgaaaaaaacgTACCTTTCTTTGGAGCCTTTTTACTAGGTCCGATCTTGTGATTGACGTCAAGTAGTCTGTCCTCGAGTTCCTTTTTCTTCTCTGCAATTTGTTCTTCTTTCGATTTGCCAGGTAACTTTTTATCTGTAAACGTAAGTTAGTTGGTGGTTTAATTCGGTCTCACATTATATTAACTACAGAGTTAAACACCACACTTTGGGCCCGTTTCACATAGCACATATTAAATACAATGAGATAGACAATGCTTGAGGACGAAAATGCTCTTACAAGTGAGGTTATAATAACTTATGCAAATCACTTGTCTTTTGAGGAAATGTGAGAAAGATTAAATAGTCACATtcttgaattcaaaaattgtctGTGAACACTGCCAATGATCAAACATAAACAAccctattaaatttttataagcaAGAATATGGACCTATTCCTGATTCAAGTTAAGCGCTCACTATGTGGTGTCGAAATTCCATACTAATGTCAGCCACTTGACAATACTCAGCGGTACATTAGATACTCTTAAAtcaataatgaattttaaagaattataagcctttatttcattaaaaaataatttctttataagTTCTAGCATTTTCAAACTCCAATCAAATATCTGGCTGAAATGGCAGGTTATTATATGTTAAAGCATTTTAAACACgtacaacataaaaaaaactacctacgtttaaatattttgacaatGCATCacatgaaattgaaaaaaattcagaagatataataaaattggacaaaaaatcgtcataaaagaCACAGAAACACGAAATTCAACACAATTAGTTCACACGTAAAGATAAATGACGCTTCGACCTTAATGTGACGTCTCAATACAATAGATATTTGTGATATCCACGTGTAAAAAGTTAAACTCTTCATTCAACGTACAGCTAATCAAGTAAAATCCACCACCACTTTCCCTTCACCTTCAAGATTATCAAATCCAAACCAACAACATGAATTCATgcaaaattccaatttaaccCAACCCACTACCATGCTTAGAAAAATGTGTAGTTCCAATTACGTACGCCTGTCAGTAGCAAAACAATAGCCttacatttcttttaaataaactaaacagTACGAGATCTTTTTATGATTTTGCAGCTTTTGAGCTACTTTACAATCAAAATAAGACcctttaataagtttttaccGCGAGACTATGTGCTACTTCGAAATGTGGACGTCCACGATGAAAATTATCCCTCAGACGCTAAGTAACGGAACTTACAGTAGGGCTTACGTGGCTTTTTCCTAAGACACGAAGCGACGTAGCTCTCCAATTCACGGAGCGTCGATGGCTTCAGCGTCTCAAAGTCGATTTCAATTTCGTCAGGATTGGAGTCACGCAGAGATGGCTCCCTGGATTGGATAATGTGCACCACTCTACCTAGTTTATCTcctaaacaaatatttcaatgagttctgcaaaatttaatcatttttggaTATGAAAACTTACCAGGTAGTTTATTGATGTCAAGAGACAACTGCCGTTTTTCGTCATACGACATCGGCTTAGCATTGTCCTCGTCTTCAGAATCGAAGGCCGATACTGGCGGTCCACTTTGGGCCTTTTTGCGACCAGGACCTGCACCCGTACCGGTTCCACGTCCTGTTTTGGCGCGTTTGGCGGCAGGTCCACCCGTTGCATTTCCAGACGGTGCGGCAGATGCAGCTTTTGGACCTCGGAGACCtgcaaagaaagaaaaaattcccTATCTAAACTTTCCTATAAATTGATAATGTGCTTTCTGTCCCTACTATCAACTATTTGCTACATTTATTACAATGGTAAGACCCAACAGAAGCTTTGTGCGTGCGACTGGATACATGAAGCGGTGCTAAAAAGGTCAAGAAATCTACTAGTTGACTCACTatatattaaataagaaataagaaaCGTTAATAAAAGATCTAGTCACATGCACTACAGGCAAGGTTGTTGACTAttgaatataaagaaaatctgCAGtgttaatttatcattttaaaattctgttatAGAGGATGCCAAAAAATGTTGAGGAAAAATTAACGAAACTTTCTCATGATCATGATTTTTACTACGTAAGATATGtggattttaatttcaaacctTTGCTCCTTTTTCAATCCTGTAATGACGTGGGATACATCGTCGAATGAACTTTTTGTCGCATTTTCCGacttaaaataatatcttAAATCTTTCAGTAACAGGGACTTTTACAACAACTAAATTGGATATTGcgagtattaaatttgtaaaaccaATTGCTTAAAAGGAAGCATCAATTTTGTACTAAATATCGCAATTTTGGTCGTAAATCATAAATAAGGAAACTAAAACGTGCCTAAGTCAGCGGGCTTTTACATCAATCCTATACCGTATTGCGAAACTACTTCGATATTAAAACCGCGTAGAAATGCACGAATGAACGCGATTCGGCGTCGATTGGAGCCACTTGTCGGTCGTCCGATCGAATTACAACGTGCCCTTCATACTTCTCCAGAGCGAAATGAAGACGGGATTATGTGTCTCACGATCCTCACTTGTTGCGACGGACATTTATatgcacaaaaaaaatacgaatttcTCTTCTTTATTTACCTTTAAGACTTGacagaagataaaaaaaaaaaggtgtaaaatactttgaaacaactattgaaagaaaaatttcatggaAATAGACAGAAATTGGCAATGTTAACGGCAAAGTATAACAACTGAGTTGAAATGAACCGAACTGAAAACATCTAATAATATCGAAACAGTATTTGGAGCATTAGAGCAAAACGCAGAGCAGTAAAGGGGCATAAAGTCATAATAGgccttaattttttcatatttttttataactatttGCATTCACCTTCATTACCCTATTTCTAAACAACTTCGGTAACAAAACCTAAATTGCCGGTCAAATCAACACCatatggtaatttttaatgcaaacttCTTTGAACACAAATGTGTTTGCAAATTTGGGGTAAACATGAGCTATATGCTGTTGATTTTTGCTTTAGACAACAgtataatatcaaaataacaatttgaaCTAACTACAAAgtaacagataaaaaaatccatgaCCAATGCATacaaaagaaggaaaaaacgTCGACCATGCAGCTACCCCTCTAAACGGGGCCCCAATTATGCAACTAAAAGTGAGCCTATGCCAACAACCCTGTCCAACACTCCTGAACCTGGCCTTACCTTTGCTCTTGGGCGCCTTGGCAGTGGCAACGCCGCCCGTTTGGGTGCCACCTGTCGATTTTGAGTCCATACCACCGTCTTCGGCTCCAACACTGTCAGGTGGAGCGGGAAGTTGCTTGCCGCCGCCTACCCCGACGGGACCCATGCCTTGGGCCGATTTTCCGCCTGTGTAGTTAATTCTTAATCATCCATGATCAAAGAGGAGAGAATAGAAATAAGCTTACGCAAGTTAGGACTAATTGTacaatctttatttaaaagtcGTTTCAGCTAAACTCGACTGCTACTGAAACTTCCCCATAAAAACAACATCGAACCACCAGGTAtcgcaaataaaattaaattgacatTAGTTACtacagttaaaaaatagttcaaGTATCACTTAGATTTAGCTGAACCAATTTTTCAACCATGATTAtacaatatattaaaaaatggggGAAATCGACAGCAATATAGTATAAGAATTAAACATTTCcttatgttttaaaaaatcactctCCTGCTAGTGAACAAATGCGTTGTACAAGGTGGTACAAACTCGACGGTAAGTACATGGATCTTGAAAATTCGGATTCCCCTGACAAAACCTGACTTGTATGATAAACAAGTTTCCTTGGTAAGACAAAATAGGttctttattcattttcatctTTTTATCCTCTTCGCTGATAAGTCACGTCTTCGCGACTGTACAATATGcgaattttctaaatcatATTAATGTTCGTGAAACTTTTTTTGCCGCAGTAACTCTGAGTGAATTTGCGTAAACCATCGAGGAACTCAAAAAATATAGAGCAAGTACAAGAAAATAGCCACTCTTTAAATAACATCATGTGGAACGATgagtgtaattttttgaaatgagcAAAAATTATAGgtagtaatttaaatttttaaggagCTTAAcagaaaaacaattgaatGGGCAAGTTTTTGACATACAACTTTTTTTACGAGATCCAGCATATTGTTTATTgcatattctttttttttcaagtcttGCACTTACTGTCTAATTTGTAGCACCTAGTATAATTCAGTGTTATATGACTTACCAGTGCTGTTTGCCATCGCGGACATGGGCTGCACCGAACTCTTTTTGGCCTTATCTTTCagcttttgttttttcttttcctttttccGCCTCGTAGATTCCTCCAATAGCTTTCGCATTCTTTCCTGCATGGTGGCCAGCTGTAAAGACATTTTCGCTGCATTAACTAAAGCACACATTCAACCAAAAATTATGCCACACGTGCGGCAAGAATCAGTATTACAAAGCTTGATCAAATACCTCTGGGACAAAGCCTTTCATGGGATCAAGAAGTGTGCCTAGAATAGTGCATGAAAGCAAGTATAAAATAACCACAAGACTATTAAAAAGTATGTAGAAAAAAGTGCGATtaaattcaatgaaataaaagaaatcttTAAAGTTTGTTGTTGATTAATTATCAGATCGGACTCGTCAGTTAAAACCGAGTTTGGCCATACAAATTATTGGTAAGAATACTCACCTCCTTTTCCAGTTGCTTGAACTGCTTGTTCCGGCGTTCCTCCTCGGAATCCTCCGTATCACTAGACGATTCTGAACTGGAGCCCGACGAACTGGAGTCGTGAGTAACCATACCGCTTATCCTATTTAAGGGTTCATCAGGAATTTTTGCAAATCTATAAACGTAACGcaagaaaaacgttttcaaGAAGTGGGCATGCATTAATTATTCAGACTCACTTGACTTCAAAAACGTCCTGCAGCTTCCGGGCCATAGCGACCACATCGTGGTCAGACGGATTGTACTTGTAACAGTTTGTGAAGATGAGTCGAACATCCTGCGCGAATTCTTGCGCTGATCTGTACTCCCGGTTATCCATTTTCCGTTTTACCGTGCCCAAGTCCATTGGTTTTTTGATTATGTCGTGATAGTCGTGCAGCCCCAACAGCTCTGCGTCTACAGGTTTGTAGAAAGGCCACGCGTAACTCTGTGGAAGGccaaatattgatatttaatacTATCTCAATTAGCCAAATAGGCTCAGTCAGAAGTGGATCTTCTTCATCGAGCATCATGAAATTCCATGCAGGTATACTGACAAACAAGACTTTTCAAATGGTGTTTTCACTTACACAATGTTTCTTCGAAAACAGGTCCTTCAAGATTTCATTGCAGGCTTTAAGACTAtcgttcaatttttctttggacTTTTGCGAGTGACCCCCCGGCTGGCCGGCTGGTGATGGGGCTAAGCCGGTGCCTGCGGGTCCGCCGTACGGTCCTAAACCGtcaatttcctga
Proteins encoded in this region:
- the LOC136408516 gene encoding bromodomain-containing protein 3-like isoform X7, encoding MQQVEAAVQNNTGKMNEQASAGNGAATAPAQSAATNARDTSMRGEGGDPINGAVQPLVAPAGESDFSTPRPGRVTNQLQFLQKTVLKAVWKHHFAWPFQQPVDAKKLNLPDYHKIIKQPMDLGTIRKRLDNNFYWSGKECIQDFNTMFTNCYVYNKPGEDVVVMAQTLEKVFLTKVADMPKDECVVETQPKGAKGKKARASGGPPPVTPSRGRPPAAVSSTVANPVATTTGSVGLPLGTAAPTTVPGSTATTTIAPANNVQSVTPVVPPAAAAGYPAQGLETPVSALGVVPPAQPAKSKKGVKRKADTTTPATAYDYLPSGADSNSSSSASKISKRRESCRQIKKPLRNQEIDGLGPYGGPAGTGLAPSPAGQPGGHSQKSKEKLNDSLKACNEILKDLFSKKHCSYAWPFYKPVDAELLGLHDYHDIIKKPMDLGTVKRKMDNREYRSAQEFAQDVRLIFTNCYKYNPSDHDVVAMARKLQDVFEVKFAKIPDEPLNRISGMVTHDSSSSGSSSESSSDTEDSEEERRNKQFKQLEKELATMQERMRKLLEESTRRKKEKKKQKLKDKAKKSSVQPMSAMANSTGLRGPKAASAAPSGNATGGPAAKRAKTGRGTGTGAGPGRKKAQSGPPVSAFDSEDEDNAKPMSYDEKRQLSLDINKLPGDKLGRVVHIIQSREPSLRDSNPDEIEIDFETLKPSTLRELESYVASCLRKKPRKPYYKKLPGKSKEEQIAEKKKELEDRLLDVNHKIGPSKKAPKKDAKADPTGGTGGGRMSSSSSSSDSDSSSSSLSSSSSDSSDSEAGPAGSRPTKKAKTSNSKKSPNPAVNHNSTLQPSVPPAIIQVPPPKPPATPIAAVAPFVTTSSAPAASSSAQTTTAVAANGPMPPTKPLVVSGPVPTVATRKHPTSDKPPTIPSPVPTQPAGSMAGIKVGATGQGGMTSPDKPKATGVLSPLAGGTVQYSDPLEESLANLEQEIIKHEPMDTVMAMTTISQAKPSLNVAAPSHHLGIASNPHLDVKHSLGGSSMGTLPPTPLGVSQHHNLHMDQDMQSLMHQVGMGHAHGQHPSLHIQNNGYSIKHDFDGSINTNNGMSSMGGLPMEMSIPSMFDPLPTHHNNSQVKKGNVGTKVEPQPQDPYGLPEKKPQLLDQKPTVPAFVPAGMKAKSDVKNASSWSSLAKATSPQNNASGNSSKQQNVVKVMDSFKAFQNKAKEKADREKQRLETLELKRQQKEQAERERMRQEMERRREMEEQEALEKARQAVAEREKPVPPPRVEDLKSSPGEGSSSPGSMSSGSDRISDREKQRLQEQERRRREVMANKIDMNMQSDLMAAFEGSL
- the LOC136408516 gene encoding bromodomain-containing protein 3-like isoform X4 gives rise to the protein MQQVEAAVQNNTGKMNEQASAGNGAATAPAQSAATNARDTSMRGEGGDPINGAVQPLVAPAGERPGRVTNQLQFLQKTVLKAVWKHHFAWPFQQPVDAKKLNLPDYHKIIKQPMDLGTIRKRLDNNFYWSGKECIQDFNTMFTNCYVYNKPGEDVVVMAQTLEKVFLTKVADMPKDECVVETQPKGAKGKKARASGGPPPVTPSRGRPPAAVSSTVANPVATTTGSVGLPLGTAAPTTVPGSTATTTIAPANNVQSVTPVVPPAAAAGYPAQGLETPVSALGVVPPAQPAKSKKGVKRKADTTTPATAYDYLPSGADSNSSSSASKISKRRESCRQIKKPLRNQEIDGLGPYGGPAGTGLAPSPAGQPGGHSQKSKEKLNDSLKACNEILKDLFSKKHCSYAWPFYKPVDAELLGLHDYHDIIKKPMDLGTVKRKMDNREYRSAQEFAQDVRLIFTNCYKYNPSDHDVVAMARKLQDVFEVKFAKIPDEPLNRISGMVTHDSSSSGSSSESSSDTEDSEEERRNKQFKQLEKELATMQERMRKLLEESTRRKKEKKKQKLKDKAKKSSVQPMSAMANSTGGKSAQGMGPVGVGGGKQLPAPPDSVGAEDGGMDSKSTGGTQTGGVATAKAPKSKGLRGPKAASAAPSGNATGGPAAKRAKTGRGTGTGAGPGRKKAQSGPPVSAFDSEDEDNAKPMSYDEKRQLSLDINKLPGDKLGRVVHIIQSREPSLRDSNPDEIEIDFETLKPSTLRELESYVASCLRKKPRKPYYKKLPGKSKEEQIAEKKKELEDRLLDVNHKIGPSKKAPKKDAKADPTGGTGGGRMSSSSSSSDSDSSSSSLSSSSSDSSDSEAGPAGSRPTKKAKTSNSKKSPNPAVNHNSTLQPSVPPAIIQVPPPKPPATPIAAVAPFVTTSSAPAASSSAQTTTAVAANGPMPPTKPLVVSGPVPTVATRKHPTSDKPPTIPSPVPTQPAGSMAGIKVGATGQGGMTSPDKPKATGVLSPLAGGTVQYSDPLEESLANLEQEIIKHEPMDTVMAMTTISQAKPSLNVAAPSHHLGIASNPHLDVKHSLGGSSMGTLPPTPLGVSQHHNLHMDQDMQSLMHQVGMGHAHGQHPSLHIQNNGYSIKHDFDGSINTNNGMSSMGGLPMEMSIPSMFDPLPTHHNNSQVKKGNVGTKVEPQPQDPYGLPEKKPQLLDQKPTVPAFVPAGMKAKSDVKNASSWSSLAKATSPQNNASGNSSKQQNVVKVMDSFKAFQNKAKEKADREKQRLETLELKRQQKEQAERERMRQEMERRREMEEQEALEKARQAVAEREKPVPPPRVEDLKSSPGEGSSSPGSMSSGSDRISDREKQRLQEQERRRREVMANKIDMNMQSDLMAAFEGSL
- the LOC136408516 gene encoding bromodomain-containing protein 3-like isoform X1, with the protein product MQQVEAAVQNNTGKMNEQASAGNGAATAPAQSAATNARDTSMRGEGGDPINGAVQPLVAPAGESDFSTPRPGRVTNQLQFLQKTVLKAVWKHHFAWPFQQPVDAKKLNLPDYHKIIKQPMDLGTIRKRLDNNFYWSGKECIQDFNTMFTNCYVYNKPGEDVVVMAQTLEKVFLTKVADMPKDECVVETQPKGAKGKKARASGGPPPVTPSRGRPPAAVSSTVANPVATTTGSVGLPLGTAAPTTVPGSTATTTIAPANNVQSVTPVVPPAAAAGYPAQGLETPVSALGVVPPAQPAKSKKGVKRKADTTTPATAYDYLPSGADSNSSSSASKISKRRESCRQIKKPLRNQEIDGLGPYGGPAGTGLAPSPAGQPGGHSQKSKEKLNDSLKACNEILKDLFSKKHCSYAWPFYKPVDAELLGLHDYHDIIKKPMDLGTVKRKMDNREYRSAQEFAQDVRLIFTNCYKYNPSDHDVVAMARKLQDVFEVKFAKIPDEPLNRISGMVTHDSSSSGSSSESSSDTEDSEEERRNKQFKQLEKELATMQERMRKLLEESTRRKKEKKKQKLKDKAKKSSVQPMSAMANSTGGKSAQGMGPVGVGGGKQLPAPPDSVGAEDGGMDSKSTGGTQTGGVATAKAPKSKGLRGPKAASAAPSGNATGGPAAKRAKTGRGTGTGAGPGRKKAQSGPPVSAFDSEDEDNAKPMSYDEKRQLSLDINKLPGDKLGRVVHIIQSREPSLRDSNPDEIEIDFETLKPSTLRELESYVASCLRKKPRKPYYKKLPGKSKEEQIAEKKKELEDRLLDVNHKIGPSKKAPKKDAKADPTGGTGGGRMSSSSSSSDSDSSSSSLSSSSSDSSDSEAGPAGSRPTKKAKTSNSKKSPNPAVNHNSTLQPSVPPAIIQVPPPKPPATPIAAVAPFVTTSSAPAASSSAQTTTAVAANGPMPPTKPLVVSGPVPTVATRKHPTSDKPPTIPSPVPTQPAGSMAGIKVGATGQGGMTSPDKPKATGVLSPLAGGTVQYSDPLEESLANLEQEIIKHEPMDTVMAMTTISQAKPSLNVAAPSHHLGIASNPHLDVKHSLGGSSMGTLPPTPLGVSQHHNLHMDQDMQSLMHQVGMGHAHGQHPSLHIQNNGYSIKHDFDGSINTNNGMSSMGGLPMEMSIPSMFDPLPTHHNNSQVKKGNVGTKVEPQPQDPYGLPEKKPQLLDQKPTVPAFVPAGMKAKSDVKNASSWSSLAKATSPQNNASGNSSKQQNVVKVMDSFKAFQNKAKEKADREKQRLETLELKRQQKEQAERERMRQEMERRREMEEQEALEKARQAVAEREKPVPPPRVEDLKSSPGEGSSSPGSMSSGSDRISDREKQRLQEQERRRREVMANKIDMNMQSDLMAAFEGSL